The Streptomyces sp. NBC_01197 genome window below encodes:
- the rpoZ gene encoding DNA-directed RNA polymerase subunit omega gives MSSSITTPEGIINPPIDELLEATDSKYSLVIYAAKRARQINAYYSQLGEGLLEYVGPLVDTHVHEKPLSIALREINAGLLTSEAIEGPAQ, from the coding sequence GTGTCCTCTTCCATCACCACGCCCGAGGGCATCATCAACCCGCCGATTGATGAGCTCCTTGAGGCAACCGACTCCAAGTACAGCCTTGTGATCTACGCCGCCAAACGCGCGCGCCAGATCAACGCGTACTACTCGCAGCTCGGCGAAGGCCTGCTGGAGTACGTCGGTCCGCTGGTGGACACTCACGTCCACGAGAAGCCCCTCTCGATCGCGCTCCGCGAGATCAACGCGGGTCTGCTGACCTCCGAGGCCATCGAAGGCCCCGCGCAGTAA
- the gmk gene encoding guanylate kinase codes for MAATPRGTTPVPPDPNPRLTVLSGPSGVGKSTVVAHMRKVHPEVWLSVSATTRKPRPGERHGVHYFFVDDEEFDKLVANGELLEWAEFAGNRYGTPRRAVLDRLEAGEPVLLEIDLQGARLVRASMPEAQLVFLAPPSWDELVRRLTGRGTEPPDVIERRLTAAKIELAAEPEFDTTLVNTSVEDVARELLALVKVL; via the coding sequence ATGGCTGCAACACCCCGGGGGACGACCCCCGTACCCCCGGACCCCAATCCGCGGTTGACCGTGCTCTCTGGCCCCTCCGGGGTCGGCAAGAGCACGGTCGTCGCCCATATGCGCAAGGTTCACCCCGAGGTCTGGCTCTCGGTGTCGGCGACGACCCGCAAGCCGCGCCCCGGTGAGCGCCACGGCGTCCACTACTTCTTCGTGGACGACGAGGAGTTCGACAAGCTCGTCGCCAACGGTGAGCTGCTCGAGTGGGCCGAATTCGCGGGCAATCGGTACGGCACCCCGCGCCGGGCCGTCCTGGACCGCCTGGAAGCGGGGGAGCCGGTGCTCCTGGAGATCGATCTCCAGGGCGCCAGGCTCGTACGGGCCTCGATGCCCGAGGCCCAGCTGGTCTTCCTGGCACCGCCCAGCTGGGACGAGCTGGTCCGCCGGCTCACCGGGCGCGGGACCGAACCGCCCGATGTCATCGAACGCAGGCTGACGGCCGCGAAGATCGAACTTGCCGCGGAGCCGGAGTTCGATACGACTCTTGTCAATACCTCCGTCGAGGACGTGGCCCGCGAGCTGCTAGCCTTGGTCAAGGTTCTTTGA
- a CDS encoding quinone-dependent dihydroorotate dehydrogenase, which produces MYKLFFDLVFKRMDPEAAHHLAFRWIRTAARIPVLRTFAAAALAPRHRELRTEAFGLRMHGPFGLAAGFDKNAVAIDGMTMLGFDHVEIGTVTAQPQPGNPRKRLFRLVADRALINRMGFNNEGSAAVAARLAARNPVFRTTVGVNIGKTKVVPEEEATGDYVTSTERLARHADYLVVNVSSPNTPGLRNLQATEALRPLLTAVREAADRTVTDRRVPLLVKIAPDLADEDVDAVADLAVELGLDGIIATNTTIAREGLGLRSAPALTGETGGLSGAPLKERSLEVLRRLHARVGGELTLIGVGGIETAEDAWQRILAGATLVQGYSAFIYEGPFWARAVHKGLAARLRSSPYATLAEAVGADTRKVTR; this is translated from the coding sequence ATGTACAAACTCTTCTTCGACCTGGTCTTCAAGCGGATGGACCCCGAGGCCGCCCACCATCTGGCCTTCCGCTGGATCCGCACCGCGGCGCGGATCCCGGTGCTGCGCACGTTCGCGGCCGCCGCGCTCGCCCCCCGCCACCGGGAGCTGCGTACGGAGGCCTTCGGCCTGCGGATGCACGGACCCTTCGGCCTCGCCGCCGGCTTCGACAAGAACGCGGTCGCCATCGACGGCATGACGATGCTCGGCTTCGACCACGTCGAGATCGGCACGGTCACCGCGCAGCCCCAGCCCGGCAACCCCAGGAAGCGGCTCTTCCGCCTGGTGGCGGACCGCGCGCTCATCAACCGCATGGGCTTCAACAACGAGGGCTCCGCGGCCGTCGCGGCCCGTCTGGCGGCCCGCAACCCGGTCTTCAGGACCACCGTCGGCGTCAACATCGGCAAGACGAAGGTCGTCCCCGAGGAGGAAGCCACCGGCGACTACGTCACGTCGACCGAACGGCTGGCCCGCCACGCCGACTACCTGGTCGTCAACGTGTCGTCGCCGAACACCCCGGGCCTGCGCAACCTCCAGGCCACCGAAGCGCTGCGCCCGCTGCTGACCGCCGTGCGCGAGGCGGCCGACCGCACCGTCACGGACCGGCGGGTCCCGCTGCTGGTGAAGATCGCCCCCGACCTGGCCGACGAGGACGTGGACGCCGTCGCCGACCTGGCGGTCGAACTGGGCCTGGACGGCATCATCGCCACCAACACCACCATCGCCCGCGAAGGCCTCGGCCTGCGGTCCGCCCCCGCGCTCACGGGCGAGACCGGCGGCCTCTCGGGCGCACCGCTCAAGGAACGCTCCCTGGAGGTCCTGCGCCGTCTGCACGCGCGCGTGGGCGGCGAACTCACCCTGATCGGGGTCGGCGGCATCGAGACCGCCGAGGACGCCTGGCAGCGGATCCTGGCAGGGGCCACGCTGGTCCAGGGGTACAGCGCCTTCATCTACGAGGGCCCGTTCTGGGCCCGCGCGGTGCACAAGGGGCTCGCGGCCCGGCTGCGCAGCAGCCCGTACGCCACTCTCGCCGAAGCCGTCGGCGCCGACACCCGGAAGGTCACCCGATGA
- a CDS encoding integration host factor: MALPPLTPEQRAAALEKAAAARRERAEVKNRLKHSGASLHEVIKQGQENGVIGKMKVSALLESLPGVGKVRAKQIMERLGISESRRVRGLGSNQIASLEREFGGGAA; the protein is encoded by the coding sequence GTGGCTCTTCCGCCCCTTACCCCTGAACAGCGCGCAGCCGCGCTCGAAAAGGCCGCCGCGGCTCGCCGGGAGCGGGCCGAGGTCAAGAATCGACTCAAGCACTCCGGCGCCTCCCTGCACGAGGTCATCAAGCAGGGCCAGGAGAACGGCGTCATCGGGAAGATGAAGGTCTCCGCTCTCCTTGAGTCCCTGCCCGGTGTGGGCAAGGTCCGCGCCAAGCAGATCATGGAGCGGCTCGGCATCTCCGAGAGCCGCCGAGTGCGCGGTCTCGGCTCCAATCAGATCGCCTCTTTGGAGCGCGAGTTCGGTGGCGGCGCTGCCTGA
- the carB gene encoding carbamoyl-phosphate synthase large subunit, translating into MPKRTDIQSVLVIGSGPIVIGQAAEFDYSGTQACRVLKSEGLRVILVNSNPATIMTDPEIADATYVEPITPEFVEKIIAKERPDALLPTLGGQTALNTAISMHEQGVLEKYGVELIGANVEAINKGEDRDLFKGVVEAVRAKIGHGESARSVICHSMDDVINGVDELGGYPVVVRPSFTMGGAGSGFAHNEEELRRIAGQGLTLSPTTEVLLEESILGWKEYELELMRDKHDNVVVVCSIENFDPMGVHTGDSITVAPAMTLTDREYQRLRDIGIAIIREVGVDTGGCNIQFAVNPEDGRIIVIEMNPRVSRSSALASKATGFPIAKIAARLAVGYTLDEIPNDITEKTPASFEPTLDYVVVKVPRFAFEKFPAADATLTTTMKSVGEAMAIGRNFSEALNKALRSLEKKGSQFTFVGDPGDKAELLETAKVPTDGRINTVMQAMRAGATPDEVFEATKIDPWFVDQLFLILEHANELAAAEKLDPQLLADAKRHGFSDAQIAGIRDLREDVVREVRHALGVRPVYKTVDTCAAEFAAKTPYFYSSYDEESEVAPREKPAVIILGSGPNRIGQGIEFDYSCVHASFALSDAGYETVMVNCNPETVSTDYDTSDRLYFEPLTLEDVLEIVHAETLAGPVAGVIVQLGGQTPLGLAQALKDNGVPVVGTPPEAIHAAEDRGAFGRVLAEAGLPAPKHGTATTFDEAKAIADEIGYPVLVRPSYVLGGRGMEIVYDETRLSSYIEESTEISPTRPVLVDRFLDDAIEIDVDALYDGTELYLGGVMEHIEEAGIHSGDSACALPPITLGGFDIKRLRISTEAIAKGVGVRGLINIQFALAGDILYVLEANPRASRTVPFTSKATAVPLAKAAARISLGATVAELRAEGMLPAAGDGGTLPQDAPISVKEAVMPWSRFRDMHGRGVDTVLGPEMRSTGEVMGIDSVFGTAYAKSQAGAYGPLPTKGRAFISVANRDKRSMIFPARELVAHGFELLATSGTAEVLRRNGINATVVRKLSEGEGPAGERTIVQLIHDGEVDLIVNTPYGTGGRLDGYEIRTAAVARSVPCLTTVQALAAAVQGIDALNGGDVGVRSLQEHARHLTAAREV; encoded by the coding sequence GTGCCTAAGCGCACCGATATCCAGTCCGTCCTGGTCATCGGGTCCGGGCCGATCGTCATCGGTCAGGCCGCCGAGTTCGACTACTCCGGCACCCAGGCCTGCCGGGTGCTCAAGTCCGAGGGCCTGCGGGTCATCCTGGTCAACTCCAACCCGGCCACGATCATGACCGACCCGGAGATCGCCGACGCCACCTATGTCGAGCCGATCACCCCGGAGTTCGTCGAGAAGATCATCGCCAAGGAGCGCCCCGACGCCCTGCTGCCGACCCTCGGCGGGCAGACCGCGCTCAACACCGCGATCTCCATGCACGAGCAAGGTGTCCTGGAGAAGTACGGCGTCGAGCTGATCGGCGCCAACGTCGAGGCGATCAACAAGGGGGAGGACCGCGACCTCTTCAAGGGCGTCGTCGAGGCCGTGCGGGCGAAGATCGGGCACGGTGAGTCGGCCCGCTCGGTCATCTGCCACTCGATGGACGACGTCATCAACGGCGTCGACGAGCTCGGCGGCTACCCGGTCGTCGTCCGCCCCTCCTTCACCATGGGCGGCGCCGGTTCCGGCTTCGCGCACAACGAGGAGGAGCTGCGCCGGATCGCCGGACAGGGCCTGACGCTCTCGCCGACCACCGAGGTGCTCCTGGAGGAGTCCATCCTCGGCTGGAAGGAGTACGAGCTGGAGCTGATGCGCGACAAGCACGACAACGTCGTGGTCGTCTGCTCCATCGAGAACTTCGACCCGATGGGCGTGCACACCGGCGACTCGATCACCGTCGCCCCGGCGATGACGCTCACCGACCGCGAGTACCAGCGGCTGCGGGACATCGGTATCGCGATCATCCGCGAGGTAGGTGTCGACACCGGTGGCTGCAACATCCAGTTCGCCGTCAACCCCGAAGACGGCCGGATCATCGTCATCGAGATGAACCCTAGGGTCTCGCGTTCGTCCGCGCTGGCATCCAAGGCGACCGGCTTCCCGATCGCGAAGATCGCGGCCCGGCTCGCCGTCGGCTACACGCTGGATGAGATCCCCAACGACATCACGGAGAAGACGCCGGCGTCCTTCGAGCCGACGCTCGACTACGTCGTCGTGAAGGTGCCGCGGTTCGCCTTCGAGAAGTTCCCGGCAGCCGACGCCACCCTCACCACCACTATGAAGTCGGTGGGCGAGGCCATGGCGATCGGCCGCAACTTCTCCGAGGCGCTCAACAAGGCGCTGCGCTCGTTGGAGAAGAAGGGCTCGCAGTTCACCTTCGTGGGCGACCCCGGCGACAAGGCCGAGCTCCTGGAGACGGCCAAGGTCCCCACCGACGGCCGGATCAACACGGTCATGCAGGCCATGCGGGCCGGCGCCACCCCGGACGAGGTCTTCGAGGCGACGAAGATCGACCCGTGGTTCGTCGACCAGCTCTTCCTGATCCTGGAGCACGCCAACGAGCTCGCCGCCGCCGAGAAGCTGGACCCCCAGCTGCTCGCCGACGCCAAGCGCCACGGGTTCTCGGACGCCCAGATCGCCGGGATCCGTGACCTGCGCGAGGACGTCGTCCGCGAGGTGCGGCACGCGCTGGGGGTACGCCCGGTCTACAAGACGGTCGACACGTGCGCCGCCGAGTTCGCCGCGAAGACCCCGTACTTCTACTCCTCGTACGACGAGGAGAGCGAGGTCGCACCGCGCGAGAAGCCCGCCGTGATCATCCTCGGCTCAGGTCCCAACCGCATCGGGCAGGGCATCGAGTTCGACTACTCCTGCGTCCACGCCTCCTTCGCGCTCAGCGACGCGGGCTACGAGACGGTGATGGTCAACTGCAACCCGGAGACGGTCTCCACCGACTACGACACCTCCGACCGGCTCTACTTCGAGCCGCTCACCCTGGAGGACGTACTGGAGATCGTGCACGCGGAGACGCTGGCCGGGCCCGTCGCCGGTGTCATCGTCCAGCTCGGCGGCCAGACCCCGCTGGGCCTGGCGCAGGCGCTCAAGGACAACGGCGTGCCGGTCGTCGGCACACCCCCCGAGGCGATCCACGCCGCCGAGGACCGCGGCGCGTTCGGCCGCGTCCTCGCCGAGGCCGGACTGCCCGCCCCCAAGCACGGCACCGCCACCACCTTCGACGAGGCCAAGGCCATCGCCGACGAGATCGGCTACCCGGTCCTGGTCCGCCCCTCGTACGTGCTCGGCGGCCGCGGCATGGAGATCGTGTACGACGAGACCCGCCTCTCCTCGTACATCGAGGAGTCCACCGAGATCAGCCCCACCCGCCCGGTGCTGGTCGACCGCTTCCTCGACGACGCGATCGAGATCGACGTCGACGCGCTCTACGACGGCACCGAGCTCTACCTCGGCGGCGTCATGGAGCACATCGAGGAGGCCGGGATCCACTCCGGCGACTCCGCCTGCGCGCTGCCCCCGATCACCCTCGGCGGCTTCGACATCAAGCGGCTGCGCATCTCCACCGAGGCCATCGCCAAGGGCGTCGGCGTCCGCGGACTGATCAACATCCAGTTCGCGCTGGCCGGCGACATCCTCTACGTCCTGGAGGCCAACCCGCGCGCCTCCCGTACGGTGCCCTTCACCTCGAAGGCCACCGCGGTCCCGCTGGCCAAGGCCGCGGCCCGCATCTCGCTCGGCGCGACCGTCGCCGAGCTGCGCGCCGAGGGCATGCTCCCGGCGGCCGGCGACGGCGGCACCCTGCCGCAGGACGCGCCGATCTCCGTCAAGGAGGCCGTGATGCCGTGGTCGCGCTTCCGCGACATGCACGGACGCGGCGTCGACACCGTCCTCGGCCCGGAGATGCGCTCCACCGGCGAGGTCATGGGCATCGACTCGGTCTTCGGCACCGCGTACGCGAAGTCGCAGGCCGGGGCGTACGGGCCGCTGCCCACCAAGGGCCGCGCGTTCATCTCGGTCGCCAACCGGGACAAGCGCTCGATGATCTTCCCGGCCCGTGAGCTGGTCGCGCACGGCTTCGAGCTGCTCGCCACCTCGGGCACCGCCGAGGTGCTGCGCCGCAACGGCATCAACGCGACCGTGGTCCGCAAGCTCAGCGAGGGCGAGGGCCCGGCCGGTGAGCGGACCATCGTCCAGCTCATCCACGACGGCGAGGTCGACCTCATCGTCAACACCCCGTACGGCACCGGCGGCCGGCTCGACGGCTACGAGATCCGCACCGCGGCCGTGGCCCGCTCGGTGCCCTGCCTCACCACGGTCCAGGCGCTGGCCGCGGCTGTCCAGGGCATCGATGCGCTCAACGGCGGCGACGTCGGCGTCCGTTCCCTCCAGGAACACGCACGCCATCTGACCGCCGCACGCGAGGTCTAG
- the coaBC gene encoding bifunctional phosphopantothenoylcysteine decarboxylase/phosphopantothenate--cysteine ligase CoaBC, whose protein sequence is MAEKPKVVLGVSGGIAAYKVCEVLRRLTESGHDVRVVPTGSALHFVGAATWSALSGHPVATEVWSDVHEVPHVRIGQGADLVLVAPATADLLAKAAHGLADDLLTNTLLTARCPVVFAPAMHTEMWEHPATQENVATLRRRGAVVIEPAVGRLTGVDTGKGRLPEPGEIFETCRRVLTRGSAEPDLAGRHVVVSAGGTREPLDPVRYLGNRSSGKQGYALARTAVARGARVTLIEANTALPAPGGADVVHVSTAVQLREAVLKAAADADAVVMAAAVADFRPAAYAQGKIKKRDGQEPAPIALVRNPDILAEISAERATPGQVVVGFAAETDDVLSNGRHKLRRKGCDLLVVNEVGEHKTFGSEGNEAVVLAAGGGETAVPYGSKEALADTVWDLVVSSFG, encoded by the coding sequence GTGGCGGAGAAGCCGAAGGTCGTTCTGGGGGTCAGCGGAGGCATCGCCGCGTACAAGGTGTGCGAGGTACTGCGCAGGCTGACCGAGTCCGGCCACGACGTACGGGTCGTGCCGACCGGTTCCGCCCTCCACTTCGTCGGTGCCGCGACATGGTCGGCGCTCTCCGGCCACCCGGTGGCCACCGAGGTCTGGTCCGACGTCCACGAGGTCCCGCACGTGCGCATCGGGCAGGGCGCGGATCTGGTGCTGGTCGCCCCCGCCACCGCCGACCTGCTCGCGAAGGCCGCCCACGGGCTGGCCGACGACCTGCTCACCAACACACTCCTCACCGCCCGGTGTCCGGTGGTCTTCGCCCCGGCGATGCACACCGAGATGTGGGAGCACCCGGCCACCCAGGAGAACGTGGCGACGCTGCGCCGCCGCGGAGCCGTCGTGATCGAGCCGGCTGTCGGGCGCCTCACCGGCGTGGACACCGGCAAGGGCAGGCTGCCTGAACCCGGCGAGATCTTCGAGACCTGCCGCCGGGTGCTCACCCGCGGGAGCGCGGAGCCGGACCTCGCGGGCCGCCATGTCGTCGTCAGCGCCGGTGGCACCCGTGAACCGCTCGACCCGGTCCGCTATCTGGGGAACCGCTCATCGGGCAAACAGGGGTACGCCCTGGCCCGTACGGCTGTCGCACGCGGTGCCAGGGTGACGCTGATCGAGGCCAACACCGCGCTGCCCGCACCAGGGGGGGCCGATGTGGTGCACGTGAGCACGGCGGTGCAGCTGCGAGAGGCGGTCCTGAAGGCCGCGGCCGACGCCGACGCGGTGGTCATGGCGGCGGCGGTGGCCGACTTCCGGCCCGCGGCCTATGCCCAGGGCAAGATCAAGAAGCGCGACGGCCAGGAGCCCGCTCCGATCGCGCTGGTCCGCAATCCGGACATCCTCGCCGAGATCTCCGCGGAGCGCGCCACGCCCGGACAGGTCGTGGTCGGATTCGCGGCGGAGACGGACGACGTGCTCTCCAACGGACGGCACAAGCTGCGGCGCAAGGGCTGTGATCTGCTCGTCGTCAACGAGGTCGGGGAGCACAAGACCTTCGGCTCCGAGGGGAACGAGGCGGTCGTCCTCGCGGCCGGAGGCGGCGAGACCGCCGTGCCGTACGGCTCCAAGGAAGCTCTTGCCGATACCGTCTGGGATCTGGTGGTATCGAGCTTCGGATGA
- the pyrF gene encoding orotidine-5'-phosphate decarboxylase produces the protein MTPQQPLEPFGTRLRRAMDTRGPLCVGIDPHASLLTAWGLGDDIAGLERFTRTVVEALADRVAVLKPQSAFFERFGSRGIAVLETAVAEARSAGALVLMDAKRGDIGSTMGAYAATYLDQDSPLFSDAVTLSPYLGFGSLRPALDAAVLSGAGVFVLALTSNPEGAEVQRSTTPDGRPLARVMLDHMAAENEGADPLGSVGAVVGATLGDPGVRLDINGPLLAPGIGAQGATPADLPRVFGSAVGNVVPSVSRGVLRHGPDIAALRDSAARFAGEVRTAVAG, from the coding sequence ATGACGCCTCAGCAGCCACTCGAACCGTTCGGCACCAGGCTGCGCCGGGCGATGGACACCCGCGGGCCGCTCTGCGTCGGCATCGACCCGCATGCCTCCCTGCTGACCGCCTGGGGCCTCGGCGACGATATCGCGGGTCTGGAGCGCTTCACGCGTACGGTCGTGGAGGCGCTGGCCGACCGGGTCGCGGTGCTCAAACCGCAGTCCGCGTTCTTCGAGCGGTTCGGCTCGCGTGGCATCGCCGTCCTGGAGACGGCCGTCGCCGAGGCTCGTTCGGCCGGGGCCCTGGTGCTCATGGACGCCAAGCGCGGCGACATCGGCTCGACCATGGGCGCCTATGCCGCGACCTATCTGGACCAGGACTCGCCGCTCTTCTCGGACGCGGTGACCCTCTCGCCGTACCTCGGCTTCGGCTCGCTGCGGCCGGCTCTGGACGCGGCGGTGCTCAGCGGTGCGGGGGTCTTCGTCCTCGCGCTGACCTCCAACCCGGAGGGCGCCGAGGTCCAGCGGTCCACGACCCCCGACGGCCGGCCGCTCGCCAGGGTGATGCTCGACCACATGGCGGCCGAGAACGAGGGCGCCGACCCGCTCGGCTCGGTCGGTGCGGTCGTCGGCGCGACGCTCGGCGACCCGGGGGTACGCCTGGACATCAACGGCCCGCTGCTCGCCCCCGGTATCGGCGCCCAGGGCGCGACGCCCGCGGATCTGCCCCGGGTGTTCGGTTCGGCGGTCGGCAATGTGGTGCCGAGCGTCAGCCGGGGAGTCCTGCGCCACGGGCCCGATATCGCGGCCCTGCGCGATTCGGCCGCCCGCTTCGCCGGTGAAGTGCGTACGGCGGTCGCCGGATAG